From a region of the Microterricola gilva genome:
- a CDS encoding ABC transporter substrate-binding protein: MKKATIAAVLTASALVLTACSGGTDSNTESNGSDASSPDLNIGNFLDITSWDPSLADIGFDGPYLSAVYDPLVALDADGNPIPALATDWEVSDDFLTVTMNLRTDAKFSDGEVFNADAAVASLEYLKAGARSGEAYLNVDSVSAVDEDTIEFDLTQRDDTLLYFMGLGRSYMVSPAAISAGSLATTPVGSGPYTLDAATSVPGAEYHFAKVADHWDAATYTFPNLAIFPIMDATARHNAMLSGQINVNFAEPANIPQAEQNGWTVTSKVSGWVGLQFTDQTGDKFEPLGDERVRQALNYAFDGAAILDSIGSGAGEVSNQVFPSGSLGYDESLNGLYPYDVDKAKALLAEAGYADGFALTMPMSPIFQTWQAVAEQSLAAIGITVTWDDMQMPDYQINAPTYPVFISFLAMDSNPVATVARQVTSTQWYNPTPAYAAFPDVLAAVDTVHTATGEEQIQATADLNKLLTEKAWWSVWYQSANTYFGADDITVTPVTGMMFPTLRYIQHD; the protein is encoded by the coding sequence ATGAAAAAGGCAACGATCGCCGCGGTACTCACCGCCAGTGCACTCGTGCTCACCGCCTGCAGCGGCGGCACCGACAGCAACACCGAGTCGAACGGCTCGGACGCAAGCAGCCCCGACCTCAACATCGGCAACTTTCTGGACATCACGTCCTGGGATCCGTCGCTCGCCGACATCGGCTTCGACGGCCCCTACCTTTCCGCGGTCTACGACCCGCTGGTTGCGCTCGACGCCGATGGCAACCCCATTCCGGCGCTCGCGACCGATTGGGAGGTCAGTGACGACTTCTTGACGGTGACGATGAACCTGCGCACCGACGCGAAGTTCAGCGACGGTGAGGTGTTCAACGCGGACGCCGCCGTTGCCAGCCTGGAATACCTCAAGGCCGGTGCCCGCTCCGGCGAGGCTTACCTCAATGTGGACAGCGTCAGCGCCGTCGACGAGGACACGATCGAGTTCGACCTGACGCAGCGCGACGACACCCTGCTCTACTTCATGGGACTCGGTCGGAGCTACATGGTCTCACCGGCCGCAATCAGCGCCGGCAGTCTCGCCACGACGCCAGTTGGCTCTGGTCCGTACACGCTCGACGCCGCGACCAGCGTCCCCGGTGCCGAGTACCACTTCGCCAAGGTTGCCGACCACTGGGACGCGGCCACCTACACCTTCCCCAATCTGGCGATCTTCCCCATCATGGACGCAACGGCCAGACACAACGCCATGCTCTCCGGCCAGATCAACGTGAACTTCGCCGAGCCGGCGAACATCCCCCAGGCCGAACAGAACGGCTGGACTGTCACCTCGAAGGTCTCCGGCTGGGTCGGGCTCCAATTCACCGATCAGACCGGAGACAAGTTCGAGCCGCTCGGAGACGAGCGGGTGCGCCAGGCGCTCAACTATGCATTCGACGGAGCCGCGATCCTCGACTCCATCGGCTCGGGTGCCGGCGAGGTGTCCAACCAGGTCTTCCCCTCCGGCTCTCTCGGGTACGACGAGTCGCTCAATGGGCTTTACCCGTACGACGTCGACAAGGCCAAGGCGCTGCTGGCCGAGGCCGGATACGCTGACGGCTTCGCGTTGACGATGCCGATGTCGCCGATCTTCCAGACCTGGCAGGCCGTCGCAGAGCAGTCGCTCGCCGCCATCGGTATCACCGTCACGTGGGACGACATGCAGATGCCCGACTACCAGATCAACGCCCCGACGTACCCGGTGTTCATCAGCTTCCTGGCCATGGACTCGAACCCGGTCGCGACGGTCGCCCGTCAGGTGACGAGCACGCAGTGGTACAACCCCACCCCGGCATACGCGGCATTCCCCGACGTGCTCGCGGCGGTTGACACCGTGCACACGGCAACGGGAGAGGAACAGATCCAGGCGACAGCGGATCTGAACAAGCTGCTGACGGAGAAGGCATGGTGGAGCGTCTGGTACCAGTCCGCGAACACCTACTTCGGCGCTGACGACATCACCGTGACCCCTGTCACGGGCATGATGTTCCCGACGCTGCGCTACATCCAGCACGACTAG
- the hpaH gene encoding 2-oxo-hept-4-ene-1,7-dioate hydratase, with translation MLEPSRIAAIADELLDAHETRGIVPLLTARNPDMTVEDAYAVQSLWAERRAASGHRIVGRKIGLTSKVMQVATGITEPDYGVIFDDMVYENGSTIPFDDFSNVRIEVELAFVLAKPLSGPHCTIFDVLAATDYVVPALEILNSHIEMAGRTIVDTISDNAAMGAMVLGGNPVKPDAVDLRWISALLYRNQTIEESGVAAAVLNHPASGVAWLANKLAQHGSSLAAGDIVLAGSFTRPMWVERGDTVHADYGQLGAITCRFE, from the coding sequence GTGCTGGAACCCTCACGAATCGCGGCCATCGCCGACGAACTTCTCGATGCCCATGAGACGCGGGGCATTGTGCCGCTGCTGACCGCACGGAACCCCGACATGACCGTCGAGGACGCCTACGCCGTTCAGAGCCTGTGGGCCGAGCGGCGGGCGGCATCCGGACACCGCATCGTCGGCCGCAAGATCGGCCTGACCTCCAAGGTGATGCAGGTCGCGACGGGCATCACCGAGCCGGACTACGGCGTGATCTTCGACGACATGGTCTACGAGAACGGCTCAACGATCCCCTTCGATGACTTCTCGAATGTGCGCATCGAGGTCGAGCTTGCCTTCGTCCTGGCGAAGCCGCTGAGCGGGCCGCACTGCACCATCTTTGACGTGCTCGCGGCCACCGACTACGTCGTTCCCGCCCTCGAGATCCTGAACTCGCACATCGAGATGGCCGGCCGTACGATCGTCGACACGATCTCCGACAACGCGGCCATGGGCGCGATGGTGCTCGGCGGCAACCCGGTGAAGCCGGATGCCGTCGACCTGCGCTGGATCTCGGCGCTGCTCTACCGCAACCAGACCATCGAGGAATCGGGCGTTGCGGCCGCCGTGCTGAACCACCCTGCCAGCGGCGTCGCCTGGCTCGCCAACAAACTGGCTCAGCACGGTTCGAGCCTCGCGGCCGGAGACATCGTGCTGGCCGGATCGTTCACCCGCCCGATGTGGGTCGAACGCGGCGACACCGTGCACGCGGACTACGGACAGCTGGGGGCGATCACGTGTCGATTCGAATAG
- a CDS encoding aldolase/citrate lyase family protein, translating to MSIRIGGPGAEPTLREVLAGADRAQIGVWVCSGSPVVAEICAGSGVDWLLIDAEHAPNGLESILAQLQAVAAYPATPLVRAPVGDTVIIKQLLDLGAKNLLIPMVDSAEQAAGLVAATRYPPAGVRGVGSALARASRWNRIDGYLGGAADLVSLFVQIETVTAVANVAAITAVDGVDGLFIGPSDLAASMGHLGQQDHPDVVAAVEHCIRVVKEAGKPVGVNAFAPATADRYLAAGADFVSVGADVALLARASEGLAARYIAPSEDERSSY from the coding sequence GTGTCGATTCGAATAGGCGGCCCTGGCGCCGAGCCGACGCTGCGCGAGGTACTCGCCGGCGCCGACCGCGCCCAGATCGGCGTGTGGGTCTGCTCAGGCAGCCCGGTCGTGGCCGAGATCTGCGCCGGAAGCGGAGTCGACTGGCTGCTCATCGATGCCGAGCACGCGCCGAACGGGCTGGAGTCGATCCTCGCCCAGCTGCAGGCCGTCGCCGCATACCCGGCGACCCCGCTTGTGCGGGCCCCGGTCGGCGACACCGTCATCATCAAGCAGCTGCTCGACCTCGGAGCGAAGAACCTGCTGATCCCGATGGTCGACAGCGCGGAGCAGGCGGCAGGTCTCGTGGCCGCGACGCGCTACCCTCCTGCCGGTGTGCGCGGGGTCGGCTCCGCGTTGGCCCGCGCCTCGCGGTGGAACCGCATCGACGGGTATCTCGGCGGTGCGGCAGACCTCGTGTCGCTGTTCGTGCAGATCGAGACGGTGACCGCCGTCGCCAACGTGGCCGCGATCACGGCGGTCGACGGGGTCGACGGCCTCTTCATCGGGCCGTCCGACCTCGCCGCGTCGATGGGGCACCTCGGTCAACAGGATCACCCGGACGTCGTCGCGGCCGTCGAACACTGCATCCGCGTGGTGAAGGAGGCCGGCAAGCCCGTCGGCGTCAACGCCTTCGCGCCGGCCACGGCCGATCGCTACCTGGCAGCCGGCGCCGATTTCGTCTCGGTCGGAGCCGACGTCGCCCTCCTGGCCAGGGCGTCGGAGGGGCTGGCCGCGCGCTACATCGCGCCGAGTGAGGACGAACGCTCCAGCTACTGA
- a CDS encoding thiamine pyrophosphate-binding protein: MNSVSTNTVTTTGATAPHFSASASSSSPSGSRGATSAALPAAPTVSARVAEALAGHISDVFGLMGNGNAYFIDALSATSAAFTAVRHETAAVAAADAYYRAGGRIAAGTVTYGAGFTNTATALAEAAQARIPLVLVVGDAPTTGMRPWDIEQSSFAASLGVPTIVVNAEDATRQTIHAIDRALARRSPVVLAIPYDLAAAPSAERTGDPAPLVRPPHPVRPDHVDTDAAAAAIAAAERPLLLAGQGAWTAGAGEALGRLAELSGAVTASTALGRGIFPRPEFDLGVTGGFGQEAAMHLVGTADVVLVVGASLNQFTMQFGALIPAGTTVIRIDDEERSHPIVTHFVHGDARLAVEAIVDRIERLQSPPSGWRESVTGLRDGSLRARPVGEAELPDGQLDPRLLATRLAALLPEDRVVVSDGGHFIGWANMYWPIASPNRMVMVGTAFQTIGLGFPSAVGAARALPDSTVVVTTGDGGGLMALADLDSVIRAAHRAIIVVWNDAAYGAEVHVYGRLGLGQGPMQIEQADFAALGRALGARGSVIRTLADLAEFEQWLADAGTGTFVLDCRVSPSIVAPFQDEIYAVNAGKR; this comes from the coding sequence ATGAACTCCGTTTCGACGAACACTGTGACGACCACCGGCGCGACCGCGCCCCACTTCTCGGCCTCCGCCTCGAGCAGCTCGCCGTCCGGCAGCCGCGGCGCGACATCCGCTGCCCTCCCCGCCGCACCGACGGTGTCGGCCAGGGTCGCCGAGGCCCTCGCCGGCCACATCAGCGACGTCTTCGGCCTGATGGGCAACGGCAACGCCTACTTCATCGATGCCCTCAGCGCGACGAGCGCCGCGTTCACCGCCGTGCGACACGAGACCGCGGCCGTCGCCGCCGCCGACGCCTACTATCGCGCCGGTGGACGCATCGCAGCCGGCACCGTCACCTACGGTGCCGGATTCACCAACACGGCCACGGCCCTGGCCGAGGCCGCTCAGGCACGCATCCCGCTCGTTCTCGTCGTCGGCGACGCCCCGACGACGGGCATGCGCCCCTGGGACATCGAGCAGAGCTCCTTCGCCGCGTCGCTCGGCGTGCCGACCATCGTCGTGAACGCCGAGGATGCCACGCGCCAGACCATCCACGCCATCGACCGCGCGCTGGCCCGCCGCTCCCCCGTCGTGCTCGCCATCCCCTACGACCTCGCCGCAGCCCCGAGCGCCGAGCGCACCGGCGACCCCGCACCGCTCGTTCGCCCGCCGCACCCGGTGCGTCCAGACCACGTCGACACGGATGCCGCCGCCGCCGCGATCGCCGCGGCAGAGCGCCCGCTCCTCCTCGCGGGTCAGGGTGCGTGGACCGCGGGTGCAGGCGAGGCGCTCGGCCGCCTGGCCGAGCTCAGCGGCGCCGTGACCGCGAGCACGGCTCTCGGCCGCGGCATCTTCCCGCGGCCCGAGTTCGACCTCGGCGTGACCGGCGGGTTCGGCCAGGAGGCCGCGATGCACCTCGTCGGCACCGCGGACGTCGTGCTCGTCGTCGGCGCGAGCCTCAACCAGTTCACGATGCAGTTCGGCGCGCTCATCCCGGCCGGAACCACCGTGATCCGCATCGATGACGAGGAACGCAGCCACCCGATCGTCACGCACTTCGTGCACGGCGATGCGCGGCTGGCCGTCGAGGCGATCGTCGACCGCATCGAGCGGCTACAGTCACCCCCATCGGGCTGGCGCGAGTCGGTCACCGGACTCCGCGACGGCAGCCTGCGCGCGCGGCCGGTGGGAGAGGCCGAGCTGCCGGACGGGCAGCTCGACCCCCGCCTCCTCGCGACACGACTGGCGGCGCTGCTGCCGGAGGACCGGGTCGTCGTCTCGGACGGCGGCCACTTCATCGGCTGGGCCAACATGTACTGGCCGATCGCATCCCCCAATCGCATGGTGATGGTCGGAACGGCGTTCCAGACGATCGGACTCGGTTTCCCGAGCGCCGTCGGCGCCGCCCGCGCCCTCCCGGACTCGACCGTCGTCGTCACCACCGGAGACGGTGGCGGGCTCATGGCACTCGCGGATCTCGACTCGGTCATCCGCGCCGCGCACCGGGCGATCATCGTCGTCTGGAACGACGCGGCGTACGGCGCCGAGGTGCACGTCTACGGGCGTCTCGGCCTCGGCCAGGGCCCGATGCAGATCGAGCAGGCGGATTTCGCCGCGCTCGGTCGGGCACTCGGGGCGCGCGGCAGCGTCATCCGCACGCTCGCCGATCTGGCCGAGTTCGAGCAGTGGCTGGCGGATGCCGGCACCGGCACCTTCGTGCTCGACTGCCGCGTCTCGCCGAGCATCGTCGCTCCGTTCCAGGACGAGATCTACGCCGTCAACGCCGGCAAGCGCTGA
- a CDS encoding DMT family transporter: MSGAVLLIVLAAALLHGIWNAIAKAIPARLVSSALIGLVYLVVGAVGCVFLPFPPAAAWPYILVSAAVQTLYLVLLTAAYAKSEFGRTYPLTRGIAVLGVTLFSTTLLGEQMTPAQLGGVAVVAASLFALSWSPRGRKGGGGTWMAVAVGITITAYSVIDGMGVRLSGEPLGYAAWLFLLQGVTIPLVCFLLSRDRAEMLRGMRRHAPMGAIGGVLSLVAYTIVVWAQTLAPLAVVSALRETGVLAAGVIGYLVFRERFSPWRLTATVVAVSGIVAIRLGG; encoded by the coding sequence GTGAGCGGAGCCGTCCTGCTCATCGTTCTCGCTGCCGCGCTGCTGCACGGCATCTGGAACGCCATTGCCAAGGCCATTCCCGCCCGCCTCGTTTCGTCGGCGCTGATCGGCCTCGTCTACCTGGTCGTCGGGGCGGTCGGCTGTGTCTTCCTGCCATTCCCTCCGGCGGCGGCCTGGCCGTACATTCTCGTGTCGGCCGCGGTGCAGACGCTGTACCTCGTGTTGTTGACGGCGGCGTACGCGAAATCGGAGTTCGGCCGCACCTATCCGCTCACCCGCGGCATCGCCGTGCTTGGTGTGACGCTGTTCTCGACAACACTGCTCGGCGAGCAGATGACGCCGGCACAGCTCGGCGGTGTCGCCGTCGTCGCCGCATCGTTGTTCGCGCTGTCGTGGTCGCCGCGGGGTCGAAAGGGTGGGGGCGGCACCTGGATGGCCGTCGCCGTCGGCATCACGATCACCGCGTACTCGGTGATCGACGGCATGGGGGTGCGGCTCTCCGGCGAGCCGCTCGGCTATGCGGCGTGGCTCTTCCTGCTGCAGGGGGTGACCATCCCACTCGTCTGCTTCCTGCTCTCGCGGGACCGCGCCGAGATGCTGCGCGGCATGCGCAGGCATGCGCCGATGGGGGCCATCGGCGGCGTCCTCTCACTCGTCGCCTACACGATCGTGGTGTGGGCGCAGACGCTCGCGCCGCTCGCTGTGGTGTCGGCGCTGCGTGAGACCGGCGTGCTCGCCGCCGGCGTGATCGGCTACCTCGTGTTCCGTGAGCGGTTCAGCCCGTGGCGGCTGACCGCGACCGTGGTCGCGGTCAGCGGAATCGTCGCGATCCGGCTCGGCGGGTGA
- a CDS encoding fumarylacetoacetate hydrolase family protein: MNADLSSRPAEATPDTPPGTPGKIIAVHLNYPSRAAQRGRVPAKPSYFLKPASSLAVSGGILERPAGAELLAFEGEIAIIIGRRTRRVSPAEGWAAISGVTAANDFGIYDLRTADKGSNLRSKGGDGFTPLGPRVIPAAAVDPAGLRVRTWVNGALVQDDTTAELLFPFGQLVADLSQLLTLEPGDVILTGTPAGSSVVLPGDVVEVEVDAPDAAGAPSTGRLVTTITEGRAAFGDFGSGPAVDDLQRIEAWGSEEEHAAAVAAGRASALEGTAAGSAQPASAFELTAELSEQINAVAVATLSVALRKRGYHDIFIEGVSSNHPGARLLGRAKTLRFIPFRPDLFASHGGGFNAQKRAFDTVEAGEVLVIEARGERGTGTVGDVLALRAQVRGAAGIVTDGGVRDFDVVAGFDIPVFSQGAHPSVLGRRHVPWEVDVTIACGGAAVQPGDVIVGDGDGVIVIPPQLVHEVVAEALEQERQDAYVAEQVANGAAVDGLFPMNAAWKARYDEWEGPR, translated from the coding sequence ATGAACGCAGATCTCAGCAGCCGGCCGGCAGAGGCCACGCCCGACACCCCTCCTGGCACGCCAGGCAAGATCATCGCCGTGCACCTGAACTACCCGTCCAGGGCGGCGCAGCGCGGCCGGGTCCCGGCCAAGCCCTCCTACTTCCTCAAGCCGGCCAGCTCGCTCGCCGTCTCGGGCGGCATCCTCGAGCGCCCCGCCGGCGCCGAACTCCTCGCCTTCGAAGGCGAGATCGCCATCATCATCGGCCGGCGCACCCGTCGCGTCTCCCCCGCAGAGGGCTGGGCGGCCATTTCCGGCGTCACCGCCGCCAACGACTTCGGCATCTACGACCTCCGCACCGCCGACAAGGGCTCGAACCTCCGCTCCAAGGGCGGCGACGGCTTCACCCCCCTCGGCCCGCGCGTCATCCCGGCGGCCGCCGTCGACCCCGCCGGGCTGCGGGTGCGCACCTGGGTCAACGGCGCTCTCGTGCAGGACGACACGACCGCCGAGCTGCTGTTCCCCTTCGGCCAGCTCGTCGCCGACCTCTCCCAGCTGCTCACCCTCGAGCCGGGCGACGTCATCCTCACCGGGACACCGGCCGGCTCCTCCGTCGTACTGCCAGGAGACGTCGTCGAGGTCGAGGTTGATGCCCCGGATGCCGCTGGCGCCCCGAGCACCGGCCGACTCGTCACGACGATCACCGAAGGCCGGGCGGCCTTCGGCGACTTCGGCAGCGGGCCAGCCGTCGACGACCTGCAGCGAATCGAGGCCTGGGGCAGCGAGGAGGAGCACGCGGCCGCCGTCGCGGCCGGCCGGGCCAGCGCGCTGGAGGGCACGGCAGCGGGCAGTGCGCAGCCTGCATCCGCGTTCGAGCTCACCGCCGAACTCAGCGAGCAGATCAACGCCGTCGCCGTCGCCACCCTCTCCGTCGCACTGCGCAAGCGCGGCTACCACGACATCTTCATCGAGGGCGTCTCGTCCAACCACCCGGGCGCACGACTGCTCGGGCGGGCCAAGACGTTGCGCTTCATCCCCTTCCGCCCCGATCTCTTCGCCAGTCACGGCGGCGGGTTCAACGCCCAGAAGCGCGCATTCGACACCGTCGAGGCCGGCGAGGTGCTCGTCATCGAGGCCCGCGGCGAGCGCGGAACCGGAACCGTCGGCGATGTCCTGGCCCTCCGCGCCCAGGTGCGCGGTGCGGCCGGCATCGTCACCGATGGCGGGGTGCGCGATTTCGACGTCGTCGCCGGCTTCGACATCCCCGTCTTCTCGCAGGGCGCACACCCGAGCGTGCTCGGTCGCCGGCACGTGCCGTGGGAGGTCGACGTGACGATCGCCTGCGGCGGCGCAGCGGTGCAGCCGGGCGATGTGATCGTCGGCGACGGCGACGGCGTCATCGTGATCCCGCCGCAGCTCGTGCACGAGGTCGTCGCCGAGGCCCTCGAGCAGGAACGCCAGGACGCCTACGTGGCCGAGCAGGTCGCGAACGGTGCAGCCGTCGACGGGCTGTTCCCCATGAACGCCGCCTGGAAGGCGCGCTACGACGAGTGGGAGGGCCCCCGATGA
- a CDS encoding GntR family transcriptional regulator: MNAVATEPSADLTLSKAQRSYRYISERINDGRYVPGFRLVLGQIAKELDVSVVPVREAIRLLEAEGLVTFERNVGAQVAMIKETEYLHTMQTLSIVEGAATALSAPFITPEHIARARAINERMIACLDDFDPHSFTALNLEFHSVLFEECPNPHILELVHRGWNRMNVLRDSSFSFVPGRARASVEEHEEILRLLETDAAPLEIELTARAHRTATLDAMLAYQAEHKRPDPRQTTASATEI; encoded by the coding sequence ATGAACGCGGTCGCGACCGAACCGAGTGCAGACCTGACACTGAGCAAGGCGCAGCGCTCCTACCGCTACATCAGCGAGCGCATCAACGATGGCCGCTACGTTCCCGGCTTCCGTCTCGTGCTCGGCCAGATCGCCAAGGAGCTCGACGTCAGCGTCGTACCGGTGCGCGAGGCGATCCGCCTGCTCGAGGCCGAGGGCCTCGTCACCTTCGAACGGAACGTCGGCGCCCAGGTCGCCATGATCAAGGAGACCGAGTACCTGCACACCATGCAGACGCTCAGCATCGTCGAGGGCGCGGCAACCGCCCTCTCCGCCCCGTTCATCACGCCGGAGCACATCGCACGGGCACGCGCCATCAACGAGCGCATGATCGCCTGCCTCGACGACTTCGACCCGCACAGCTTCACCGCGCTCAACCTCGAGTTCCACTCGGTGTTGTTCGAGGAGTGCCCCAACCCGCACATCCTCGAGCTGGTTCACCGCGGCTGGAACCGGATGAACGTGCTCCGCGATTCCAGCTTCAGCTTCGTTCCCGGCCGCGCCCGCGCATCGGTCGAGGAGCACGAGGAGATCCTCAGACTTCTCGAGACGGATGCCGCCCCGCTCGAGATCGAGCTCACCGCCAGGGCCCACCGCACGGCCACCCTCGACGCGATGCTCGCCTACCAGGCAGAACACAAACGCCCAGACCCACGCCAGACCACGGCCTCAGCAACGGAGATTTGA
- the hpaE gene encoding 5-carboxymethyl-2-hydroxymuconate semialdehyde dehydrogenase gives MSHYIPENLPGSIQHFIDGQFVDSIGGETFDVLDPVSNESYVKAAAGQKADIDLAVAAAKRAFDSGPWPRMLPRQRSRILHTIADLIEARDQRLAELETFDTGLPITQALGQAQRAAENFRFFADLIVAQSDDTYKVPGRQVNYVNRKPIGVAGLITPWNTPFMLESWKLAPALATGNTVVLKPAEFTPLSASLWAEIFREAGVPDGVFNLVNGLGEEAGDALVKHPDVPLISFTGESRTGQIIFGNAAPFLKGLSMELGGKSPAVVFADADIEAALDATVFGVFSLNGERCTAGSRVLVERSIYDDFVARYAARATAIVVGDPHDPKTEVGALVHPEHYEKVMSYVEIGKTEARLVAGGGRPDGLPTGNYVAPTVFADVSPDARIFQEEIFGPVVAITPFDSDEEALELANNTRYGLAAYIWTNNLKRAHNFSQQVEAGMVWLNSNNVRDLRTPFGGVKASGLGHEGGYRSIDFYTDQQAVHITLNEAHSPRFGTGGQ, from the coding sequence ATGAGTCACTACATCCCGGAGAACCTGCCCGGTTCGATCCAGCACTTCATCGACGGACAGTTCGTCGACTCGATCGGAGGCGAGACGTTCGACGTGCTCGACCCCGTGTCGAATGAGAGCTATGTGAAGGCCGCCGCCGGCCAGAAGGCCGACATCGACCTGGCCGTCGCCGCCGCCAAGCGTGCATTCGACAGCGGCCCGTGGCCCAGGATGCTGCCGCGCCAGCGCTCGCGCATCCTGCACACGATCGCCGACCTGATCGAGGCCCGCGACCAGCGCCTGGCCGAGCTGGAGACGTTCGACACGGGTCTGCCGATCACGCAGGCGCTCGGTCAGGCGCAGCGCGCCGCCGAGAACTTCCGCTTCTTCGCCGACCTCATCGTGGCTCAGAGCGACGACACCTACAAGGTGCCCGGCCGGCAGGTGAACTACGTCAACCGCAAGCCGATCGGCGTCGCCGGCCTGATCACCCCGTGGAACACGCCGTTCATGCTCGAGTCGTGGAAGCTCGCCCCCGCACTGGCCACCGGCAACACGGTCGTGCTGAAGCCGGCCGAGTTCACCCCGCTCTCCGCCAGCCTCTGGGCAGAGATCTTCCGTGAGGCCGGCGTGCCGGACGGCGTGTTCAACCTCGTCAACGGGCTCGGCGAGGAGGCGGGCGACGCGCTCGTCAAGCACCCGGACGTCCCGCTGATCTCCTTCACCGGCGAGAGCCGCACCGGCCAGATCATCTTCGGCAACGCCGCACCGTTCCTCAAGGGACTCTCGATGGAGCTCGGCGGCAAGTCGCCGGCCGTCGTCTTCGCGGACGCCGACATCGAGGCCGCCCTCGACGCGACCGTGTTCGGCGTGTTCTCGCTGAACGGCGAGCGTTGCACCGCCGGCAGCCGTGTGCTCGTCGAGCGCTCGATCTATGACGACTTCGTCGCCCGCTACGCGGCCCGCGCCACGGCCATCGTCGTCGGCGACCCGCACGACCCGAAGACCGAGGTCGGCGCGCTCGTGCACCCTGAGCACTACGAGAAGGTCATGAGCTACGTCGAGATCGGCAAGACCGAGGCTCGCCTCGTGGCCGGCGGCGGACGCCCGGACGGGCTGCCCACCGGCAACTACGTCGCGCCGACCGTCTTCGCCGACGTCTCACCGGACGCCCGCATCTTCCAGGAGGAGATCTTCGGCCCCGTCGTCGCCATCACCCCATTCGACAGCGACGAGGAGGCCCTCGAGCTCGCCAACAACACCCGCTACGGCCTGGCCGCGTACATCTGGACGAACAACCTGAAGCGCGCCCACAACTTCTCCCAGCAGGTCGAGGCGGGCATGGTGTGGCTGAACTCGAACAACGTCCGCGACCTCCGCACCCCGTTCGGCGGTGTCAAGGCATCCGGCCTCGGTCACGAGGGCGGCTACCGCTCGATCGACTTCTACACCGACCAGCAGGCCGTGCACATCACGCTCAACGAGGCGCACTCGCCGCGCTTCGGCACCGGCGGGCAGTAG
- the hpaD gene encoding 3,4-dihydroxyphenylacetate 2,3-dioxygenase, whose protein sequence is MTEPVITDSSPIPAPANRVPTPTAPAPDILRCAYMEIVVTDLAASREFYVDVLGLVVTEEDETTIYLRSFEEFIHHNLVLRQGPVAAVAAFSYRVRTPEDLDKAVAFYTELGCRVERNAAGYTKGIGDSVRVEDPLGFPYEFFHDVDHVERLAWAYHLQTPGCLVRLDHFNQVTPDVPRAVAYMEDLGFRVTEDIQDEAGTTYAAWMRRKPTVHDTAMTGGDGPRMHHVAFATHEKHNIIAICDKLGALRKSDTIERGPGRHGVSNAFYLYLRDPDGHRVEIYTQDYYTGDPDNPVVTWDVHDNQRRDWWGNPVVPSWYTDASLVLDLDGQPQPLVARTDDSEMEVTVGADGFSYTRKEDGDFKLGHTL, encoded by the coding sequence ATGACCGAACCCGTCATCACCGATTCCAGCCCCATCCCCGCACCGGCGAACCGGGTGCCGACGCCCACCGCCCCGGCCCCCGACATCCTGCGCTGCGCCTACATGGAGATCGTCGTCACCGATCTCGCCGCCTCGCGTGAGTTCTACGTCGACGTGCTCGGCCTCGTCGTCACCGAGGAGGACGAGACCACGATCTACCTGCGCAGCTTCGAGGAGTTCATCCACCACAACCTCGTGCTGCGCCAGGGCCCCGTCGCGGCCGTCGCCGCCTTCAGCTACCGGGTGCGCACGCCGGAAGACCTCGACAAGGCCGTCGCCTTCTACACCGAGCTCGGATGCCGCGTCGAGCGCAACGCCGCCGGCTACACCAAGGGCATCGGCGACTCCGTGCGCGTCGAAGACCCGCTCGGCTTTCCATACGAGTTCTTCCACGACGTCGACCACGTCGAGCGTCTCGCCTGGGCGTACCACCTGCAGACGCCCGGCTGCCTCGTGCGCCTCGACCACTTCAACCAGGTCACGCCCGACGTCCCCCGCGCGGTCGCATACATGGAGGACCTCGGCTTCCGCGTCACGGAGGACATCCAGGACGAGGCGGGAACCACCTACGCCGCGTGGATGCGGCGCAAGCCCACCGTGCACGACACGGCCATGACCGGCGGTGACGGCCCGCGCATGCACCACGTCGCATTCGCCACGCACGAGAAGCACAACATCATCGCGATCTGCGACAAGCTGGGCGCGCTGCGCAAGTCCGACACGATCGAGCGCGGCCCCGGCCGCCACGGCGTCTCGAACGCGTTCTACCTGTACCTGCGCGACCCGGACGGCCACCGCGTCGAGATCTACACGCAGGACTACTACACGGGCGACCCTGACAACCCCGTCGTCACCTGGGACGTGCACGACAACCAGCGCCGCGACTGGTGGGGCAACCCGGTCGTGCCCAGCTGGTACACCGACGCATCGCTCGTGCTCGACCTCGACGGGCAGCCGCAGCCGCTCGTGGCACGCACCGACGACTCCGAGATGGAGGTGACCGTCGGCGCCGACGGCTTCTCATACACGCGCAAGGAAGACGGCGACTTCAAGCTCGGCCACACGCTGTAG